The sequence below is a genomic window from Zhongshania aliphaticivorans.
AAATCCCATTTTGAAACGGGTGTGCCGTTTCTTGACCATATGATGGATCAAATCGCCCGTCACGGTTTAATTGACCTAGACGTTCACGCGGTAGGTGATTTACATATTGACGCTCATCACACGGTTGAAGACATTGGCATCACCATGGGCCAAGCCTTTGCCGAGGCGGTTGGCGACAAAAAAGGCATAACTCGCTATGGTCAAGCCTATGTGCCGCTGGACGAGGCTTTGTCGCGAGTTGTTATCGACTTTTCTGGACGCGCGGGCCTTGAATACCATGTGCCCTATACCCGTGGCAGCGTGGGTGGCTTTGACGTGGATTTGTTCTCTGAGTTTTTCCACGGTTTTGTGAATCACGCCAAGGTAACTCTGCATATCGATAATCTGCGTGGTAAAAACACTCACCATCAGGCCGAAACCGTGTTTAAAGCCTTTGGCCGCGCCCTGCGCATGGCCTTGCAGGCGGATGAGCGGATGGCGGGTATTACGCCTTCTACCAAAGGTAGTCTCTAGGATTTTTCGATATGAGTAAGTCTTCCGTTGCCGTAATCGATTACGGCATGGGTAATTTGCACTCGGTGGCCAGTGCCCTCGAGAAGGTTGGCGATGGCGTAAACGTCATGGTCACTGATTGCCCCGAAACAATTTTAAGCGCGGATCGGGTGATTTTCCCCGGTGTGGGCGCGATTCGCGACTGCATGGCGGAGCTGAAATTCCGCGGCTTGGACGAGGTGATTCAGGAAGTGGCGGCGCAAAAGCCGTTGCTCGGTATTTGCCTTGGCATGCAGGCCCTGCTGGAAACCAGTGAAGAAAACGGCGGGGTTGAGTGCTTAGATGTACTGCCGGGCGCAGTTAAGTTCTTTGGCAGTGATCTGCGTGATGCTGCGGGCGGCCGTCTTAAAGTCCCGCACATGGGTTGGAATAACGTCGTCCAAGCCATTGAACACCCGCTGTGGGCGGGCATTCCCGACGCCAGCCGATTCTACTTTGTACACAGCTACTATGTGGATGCGCCAGAATTTGTCGCGGGTAGCTGCGACTACGGCGTGCAAGTGCATGCGGCATTGGCCTGCGACAATGTATTTGCCGTGCAATTTCACCCTGAAAAAAGCGGTGATATGGGTCTACGTTTACTGAGCAATTTTTTGAACTGGGATCGCCCTGCGGCCTTCTTCCCAGTGACTGACTAATTTTAAGGTTTCACTATGCTGATTATTCCCGCGATTGATTTAAAAGACGGCCACTGCGTGCGCCTACGTCAGGGCGAAATGGACGACGCCACGGTATACGGCAGCGATCCCGTTGAAATGGCGGCGCGCTGGGTAAAGGAAGGCTGCCGTCGTCTGCATTTAGTCGACCTGAATGGCGCCTTTGAAGGCAAGCCCATGAATGGCGAGGCGGTTAGCGCCATTGCTAAGGCTTACCCGAATTTGCCCATTCAAATTGGTGGCGGCATTCGTTCCTTGCACACTATTGAGCAGTATTTGGATGCCGGTGTGAATTACGTGATTATCGGTACCAAGGCGGTTAAAGAGCCTAAGTTCGTGGCCGAAGCCTGTAAGGCTTTTCCGGGTTCAGTGATTGTTGGTCTCGATGCCAAAGACGGTTTGGTGGCTACTGACGGCTGGGCGGAAGTGTCTACTTTACTGGCTACGGAACTAGCGAAACGCTTTGAGCAAGATGGCGTCGATTCTATTGTTTATACCGACATCGCCCGCGACGGCATGATGCAGGGCGTGAACATTGACGCGACTGTTGCGATGGCCAAGGCTTCTGGCCTGCCGGTAATTGCCTCTGGCGGCGTGACCAATATGGATGATATTCGCGCCCTGCAAGCGGTGGCGGATGCCGGTATTCTAGGGGCCATTACTGGTCGCGCGATTTACGAAGGCCAGCTCGATTTGCGCGAAGCGCAAAGCTATTGCGACGGCAAGGCTAAATAGACCCGAACAGGACAGTATCATGGCTTTGGCTAAACGTATTATTCCCTGTCTCGATGTCGACAAAGGTCGCGTGGTGAAAGGGGTCAACTTTGTTGGTATTCGCGACGCGGGTGACCCTGTTGAGGTAGCTAAGCGCTATAACGAGCAGGGCGCGGATGAGATTACTTTCTTAGATATTACCGCCACCCACGAAGGCCGAGAAACCACCGCGCATATCGTGGAGCAAATAGCGGCCGAGGTGTTTATACCACTGACGGTTGGCGGTGGCATTCGCGAAATAAAAGATATTCGCGCCATGCTCAATGCGGGTGCTGATAAGGTCGGTATTAACTCGGCTGCTATTCATCGGCCTGATTTTGTTAAAGAAGCGGCTGACCGTTTTGGCTCCCAGTGCATTGTTATTGCCATTGACGCCAAACGCGTTGCAGATGAAGCCGATGGTCGCCCGCGCTGGGAGATTTTTACCCACGGCGGTCGCAAGCCTACCGGTATTAATGCGGTGGAGTGGGCGATTAAAATGGTCAATAACGGCGCCGGTGAGGTGCTGTTGACCAGCATGGATGGCGATGGCACAAAAGCGGGATACGACTTGGCGTTGACGCGGGCAATATCTGATGCGGTGCCGGTGCCGGTGATTGCCTCTGGCGGGGTGGGTAATCTCGATCACATGGTTGAGGGGATTATCGAAGGCCGCGCCGACGCCGTATTGGCGGCCAGTATTTTTCATTTTGGTGAGTTTACCGTGCCGGAGGCCAAGGCTTATATGGCGGCGCGGGGAATAGAAGTTCGCTTATAAAAAACGGGCCAAATGGCCCGTTTTTTTGTCGCCAATATCTGCTGCTTACTGGGTTGCGCCTTCCGCTTCGGCTAATGCCTTCTTGGCGCTCGACATAATGTATAAGCCTTTCAATAAATTCAGCGCCTCATAAAGCTGATTATCATTGGCGGCCAATTCATTGCTGTCATTTTTTTCCTTCTTGCGGCTTTTACCGTCGCTCTCAGCACCGTCACCACGACCGAGGTGGCCAGCTAGGTCGGCTTCTGTTACTTGAATCCCTGCATTCACTGCTTCGATCCGCGCTTTCTCTACCACGATGTCGGGAATAATTCCCTGCGCCTGAATAGAGCTTCCGCTAGGGGTGTAGTAACGCGCGGTGGTGAGTTTAATAGCGCTGTCTTCAGAGAGCGGCAATACCGTTTGCACTGAGCCCTTACCGAAGCTTTGGGTGCCGACAATAATAGCGCGGCGGTGATCTTGCAGAGCGCCAGCGACAATTTCGGAGGCCGACGCTGAGCCGCCATTAATTAGCACCACCATAGGGGTGTCGTCAGCGGGATTTTTAGCGCTGGCCATAAAGCGGCTATAGGCATTGGGAAGGCGGCCCTCGGTATAGACAATTAAGCCCTCATTGATAAATTCGTCGACGACCTGCACCGAGGCTTGTAACAAGCCGCCGGGGTTGTTGCGTAAATCTAAGATTAAGCCCTTGAGAGGTTCGCGACCTGCTTTGAGGGTAGCCAGCTGCTTTTTTAGATCTTGGCCGGTGCGGCTCTGAAATTGGGAGATGCGAATATAGCCGTAGCCGGGCTGGAGCATTTCGCCGCGCACGCTGGCCACGGTAATGACATCACGCTTAAGTTTGACGTCAAAGGGCGCATTGACACCGTTGCGCAAAATTGTGAGTACGATTTTGCTGCCCGCTGGGCCGCGCATCAGAGTCACCGCTTCTTGCAGATTCATGCCTTTAATGGGCTTGTTGTCGATTTGAATAATTAAGTCGCCAGGCTGAATGCCCGCGCGTTCAGCGGGCGTGTCGTCGATGGGGGTAACAACTTTGATGAAGCCGTTTTCCATGCCGACTTCGATGCCCAGGCCACCAAATTCACCGGTAGTATGATTTTGGAGGTCTTCAAAAGAGCTGGCGTCGAGGTAGTCTGAGTGAGGGTCGAGGCCGCTGAGCATGCCGCGAATGGCATTTTCGAGTAGGGTTTTGTCGTCGACTTCTTCAACATAGCTCAGCCGAATCTGGTTGAAGACGTCGGCAAAATTGCGCAATGCCTGAAGGGGCAGCTGCCCTTGGCTGTTGGCTTCTGCGAGTTGCTCTGCTTGCTCGGTGTTATTGTCCTCGCTGGCTAATACGGCTGTTGGTGCGGCGAGTATGAGTATTAGCAACGCAGAAAAGGTGTGGCGAAACATATCAGGCATACATGGATTCCCAGAGCGTCCTTTAAACGAAACTTATTGTATCTTGCTTTGACGGCGAATGCTGCCGATGGCTTAGCGACACCAGCTGCGGGGGTCGGTAGGGCGGCCCTTGTAGCGAATTTCAAAATACAGCCCGGCTTGGCGTTGACCACCGCTATTGCCGACCGTGGCAATGCCCTCGCCGCCGCGCACCCAATCGCCCTCGCTGCGCAATAAGCTCTGATTGTGAGCGTAAAGGCTGAGATAGTCTCCGCCGTGGTCGACAATTATTAATAGCCCCGCGCCTCGCAGCCAATCTGCAAAGACCACTCGGCCGTTGTGAATAGCCTTAACCGCATCGCCTTCTTGGCCGCTAAGTTGTATGCCTTGCCAAGTTACCGCGCTGCCCTGGCGCGACGCGCCGTAGCGATTTAGCGGTTTGCCATTTATTGGCCAGGGCATTTTGCCGCGCAGGTCTTTAAAAGGTTTGTAGTTAGCGGGCATGGCGATGTTAGTCACTTCGCGCTCGACGGCTTGCAGTATGCTTTCAAGATCTTTGCGCTGCTTATCTAAGTTGGTCAGTGAACTCGTTTTATTAGATATTTCACTGTCGAGACCGGCTAGCGCCTTGGCGCGGCGTTGTTTTTGTTCAAGCAAGGCTTGTTGTTGCTGCTCAAGCTCCCGTCGGCTAAGCGCTAGTGCTTCGGCCTCGGCACTGATGGCAGGTTTGATGGTGTCTAGCTCATTCAGCGTGTCGCGGTATTTGCGTAACTCGGCACTTCGGGCGCGGTTAAAGTAATCAAAATAAGTAAGGGTGCGGCTCAGTTTTTCTGGATCTTCTTGATTGAGCAGCATTTTCATTTGGCTTTCTTTGCCCAGTGAGTAGGCGCTGCGCACATGCTCGGCGATAAGGGCTTTTTGGCTTTGTTGTTGGCTGCGCAATTGGCGCTGACGATTTTCCAATTCGTTTAGCTTGCGCTGCTGCTGCTGAGATTTTTCTTTTGTGCGATGGAGTTTGGCCGCCGTTACGCCAATATCTTTTTCAATGCGTTGCAGCGCTTTAGCCGCATTGCTGCGTTCACTCTGCTGGCTGCTAATAGATTTTTTAAGCTTGCCAATTTTTTGGTTAAGCTCGCGCAGCTGTTGTTTGTTGGCTTCGCCATCGGCAGCCACAGCCGTGCCGCCAAGCCCGGCTGTTAAGAGCAGGGCAAGCAGCAGGGCGTGGCTAAGGTTCACGGGAGTGAACAAGGCCATTGGCAGCTTCAATCGTTCTGAAGCAGGTTGATGCCGGTCATTTCTGCGGGTTGCTCCACATCCATTAAGGCCAACATGGTTGGGGCGATATCGGCAAGCTTGCCACCTTTTCCCAGTAGTCGCTGTTGGCGGTTGCCGACATAGACCAGCGGCACCAGTTCTGTGGTGTGTTGGGTGTGGGCTTGGCCGGCGTCGTAGTCTACCATTTGCTCGCAGTTGCCGTGGTCGGCGGTGATTAGGCAGTGACCGCCAACTTCTACTACTGCATCAGTAACTCGCTTAATACACGTGTCTAATGCTTCAACCGCTTTTACTGCGGCTTCAAATACACCGGTGTGGCCAACCATATCGCCATTGGCGTAGTTGCAAATAATGGTGTCGTAGTTGCCGCTGTGAATGGCCGCGACCAGATTGTCGGTCAGCTCGGGGGCGCTCATCTCGGGCTTTAAATCATAGGTGGCGACATCAGGCGAGGCGATCAGCTTGCGATCTTCGCCTTTATAGAGTGCTTCGCGGCCGCCGCTAAAGAAGAAGGTGACGTGGGCGTACTTCTCGGTCTCGGCAATGCGCAGCTGAGTTTTACCCTGCTTTTCCATTACCTCGCCAAAGCTATTGTGCATGGTGCTGGGCGGGTAGGCGACGGCGGCGGGGATGCTGTCGGCGTATTCGGTGGTCATTACAAACTCTGCA
It includes:
- a CDS encoding S41 family peptidase, with amino-acid sequence MPDMFRHTFSALLILILAAPTAVLASEDNNTEQAEQLAEANSQGQLPLQALRNFADVFNQIRLSYVEEVDDKTLLENAIRGMLSGLDPHSDYLDASSFEDLQNHTTGEFGGLGIEVGMENGFIKVVTPIDDTPAERAGIQPGDLIIQIDNKPIKGMNLQEAVTLMRGPAGSKIVLTILRNGVNAPFDVKLKRDVITVASVRGEMLQPGYGYIRISQFQSRTGQDLKKQLATLKAGREPLKGLILDLRNNPGGLLQASVQVVDEFINEGLIVYTEGRLPNAYSRFMASAKNPADDTPMVVLINGGSASASEIVAGALQDHRRAIIVGTQSFGKGSVQTVLPLSEDSAIKLTTARYYTPSGSSIQAQGIIPDIVVEKARIEAVNAGIQVTEADLAGHLGRGDGAESDGKSRKKEKNDSNELAANDNQLYEALNLLKGLYIMSSAKKALAEAEGATQ
- the hisA gene encoding 1-(5-phosphoribosyl)-5-[(5-phosphoribosylamino)methylideneamino]imidazole-4-carboxamide isomerase; its protein translation is MLIIPAIDLKDGHCVRLRQGEMDDATVYGSDPVEMAARWVKEGCRRLHLVDLNGAFEGKPMNGEAVSAIAKAYPNLPIQIGGGIRSLHTIEQYLDAGVNYVIIGTKAVKEPKFVAEACKAFPGSVIVGLDAKDGLVATDGWAEVSTLLATELAKRFEQDGVDSIVYTDIARDGMMQGVNIDATVAMAKASGLPVIASGGVTNMDDIRALQAVADAGILGAITGRAIYEGQLDLREAQSYCDGKAK
- the hisH gene encoding imidazole glycerol phosphate synthase subunit HisH yields the protein MSKSSVAVIDYGMGNLHSVASALEKVGDGVNVMVTDCPETILSADRVIFPGVGAIRDCMAELKFRGLDEVIQEVAAQKPLLGICLGMQALLETSEENGGVECLDVLPGAVKFFGSDLRDAAGGRLKVPHMGWNNVVQAIEHPLWAGIPDASRFYFVHSYYVDAPEFVAGSCDYGVQVHAALACDNVFAVQFHPEKSGDMGLRLLSNFLNWDRPAAFFPVTD
- the hisB gene encoding imidazoleglycerol-phosphate dehydratase HisB, with protein sequence MNERKATISRNTLETQITVTVNLDGTGKSHFETGVPFLDHMMDQIARHGLIDLDVHAVGDLHIDAHHTVEDIGITMGQAFAEAVGDKKGITRYGQAYVPLDEALSRVVIDFSGRAGLEYHVPYTRGSVGGFDVDLFSEFFHGFVNHAKVTLHIDNLRGKNTHHQAETVFKAFGRALRMALQADERMAGITPSTKGSL
- the hisF gene encoding imidazole glycerol phosphate synthase subunit HisF codes for the protein MALAKRIIPCLDVDKGRVVKGVNFVGIRDAGDPVEVAKRYNEQGADEITFLDITATHEGRETTAHIVEQIAAEVFIPLTVGGGIREIKDIRAMLNAGADKVGINSAAIHRPDFVKEAADRFGSQCIVIAIDAKRVADEADGRPRWEIFTHGGRKPTGINAVEWAIKMVNNGAGEVLLTSMDGDGTKAGYDLALTRAISDAVPVPVIASGGVGNLDHMVEGIIEGRADAVLAASIFHFGEFTVPEAKAYMAARGIEVRL
- a CDS encoding murein hydrolase activator EnvC family protein, whose product is MALFTPVNLSHALLLALLLTAGLGGTAVAADGEANKQQLRELNQKIGKLKKSISSQQSERSNAAKALQRIEKDIGVTAAKLHRTKEKSQQQQRKLNELENRQRQLRSQQQSQKALIAEHVRSAYSLGKESQMKMLLNQEDPEKLSRTLTYFDYFNRARSAELRKYRDTLNELDTIKPAISAEAEALALSRRELEQQQQALLEQKQRRAKALAGLDSEISNKTSSLTNLDKQRKDLESILQAVEREVTNIAMPANYKPFKDLRGKMPWPINGKPLNRYGASRQGSAVTWQGIQLSGQEGDAVKAIHNGRVVFADWLRGAGLLIIVDHGGDYLSLYAHNQSLLRSEGDWVRGGEGIATVGNSGGQRQAGLYFEIRYKGRPTDPRSWCR